The proteins below are encoded in one region of Silene latifolia isolate original U9 population chromosome 2, ASM4854445v1, whole genome shotgun sequence:
- the LOC141638833 gene encoding uncharacterized protein LOC141638833, whose amino-acid sequence MDPINYLFEKPVLNSRMSRWTLMLSEFDLKYVPLKAIKGKVVADFLADNPVEETDIVDTWSFPDKDIVHVEDDAWDLYFDGASNNMGCGIGVLIISPRGEHVPVLIKLDFAVTNNAAEYEACLLGLQSANNMPLCVEQRSSPAYINVVDDAEESEAEPWYASIVRFKEAGEYSADLDTRGKRALRMLSAQFVKTNDGQLYKKTKTGVLLRCVDKTTSEKVMEEVHDGECGPHMNSHMLVRKIMRGQVLQSAKCEASSQVYSNDIIRCGVPHEFINDHGTHFQAETAVILEKYRIKHHKSSPYRPQTNGAVEAANKTVATVLRKMSDNYKEWPEKIPFALWGYRTSIRTATWATPNYLVYGMEAVQPVELEVPSLRILLESQVPEADWVQARYDSLVLLDECRLNALYHVQLYQKRIERAFNKKVKSRGINEGDLVLKSVRALLPVDPRGKFKPNWAGPYLVKKILTGGTARLTDLDGNDFSNPTNLDQLKKYYP is encoded by the exons ATGGACCCCATCAATTACTTGTTTGAAAAGCCGGTGCTAAACAGCAGAATGTCAAGATGGACCCTCATGCTATCGGAATTCGATCTAAAATATGTGCCGCTGAAAGCGATAAAAGGAAAGGTCGTTGCCGATTTCCTGGCCGATAATCCAGTCGAAGAAACTGACATTGTTGACACTTGGTCATTCCCAGATAAGGATATTGTCCATGTCGAAGATGATGCATGGGATCTATATTTCGATGGGGCTTCGAATAACATGGGATGCGGAATAGGTGTCCTTATCATTTCACCGAGAGGAGAGCACGTACCAGTTTTGATCAaattggacttcgccgtcacaaaTAACGCCgcggaatacgaagcatgcctacttGGTTTGCAGAGCGCTAACAA CATGCCATTGTGTGTCGAACAAAGGTCTTCACCAGCTTATATAAATGTTGTCGATGATGCCGAGGAAAGCGAagccgaaccttggtatgcatCAATTGTGAGATTCAAAGAAGCAGGAGAATACTCTGCAGACCTCGATACACGTGGAAAGCGTGCATTGCGAATGTTATCCGCCCAATTCGTTAAAACTAACGATGGACAATTGTATAAGAAGACAAAGACAGGTGTCCTGTTGCGATGCGTCGACAAGACAACGTCAGAaaaggtcatggaagaagtccacgacggggaATGTGGGCCGCATATGAACTCCCACATGCTAGTTCGGAAGATCATGAG AGGCCAAGTCTTACAAAGTGCTAAATGCGAAGCAAGTAGCCAAGTTTATTCGAATGACATCATCCGGTGCGGAGTGCCGCACGAGTTCATCAATGATCATGGAACTCACTTTCAAGCTGAGACAGCcgttatacttgaaaagtatagaaTCAAGCATCATAAGTCATCTCCATATCGACCTCAGACAAATGGAGCAGTGGAGGCCGCTAACAAAACGGTGGCTACTGTATTGAGAAAGATGTCTGACAATTACAAGGAGTGGCCGGAGAAGATACCCTTCGCGTTGTGGGGATATAGAACATCCATCAGAACAGCCACATGGGCAACCCCGAACTATCTAGTTTACGGGATGGAAGCAGTACAACCAGTCGAACTGGAAGTACCCTCCCTACGCATCTTGCTCGAAAGCCAGGTCCCGGAAGCGGATTGGGTCCAAGCCAGATATGATTCGTTGGTGTTGCTTGATGAGTGTCGTTTGAATGCATTGTATCATGTTcagctctatcagaaaaggatagagcgggcttttaacaagaaggtgaagtCCAGGGGAATTAATGAAGGCGATTTGGTTCTCAAATCAGTAAGGGCTCTATTACCAGTCGATCCAAGAGGGAAGTTTAAGCctaattgggccggtccttatCTCGTGAAGAAGATACTCACAGGAGGCACGGCACGTTTGACAGATTTGGATGGAAATGATTTCTCGAATCCAACGAATCTGGATCAGTTGAAGAAGTACTATCCTTAA